A genome region from Stegostoma tigrinum isolate sSteTig4 chromosome 37, sSteTig4.hap1, whole genome shotgun sequence includes the following:
- the LOC125467567 gene encoding tissue-type plasminogen activator-like encodes MKTLHLILLSLFSICTEMSLQGKVLHANNKRTSSRIDTCRRGDIWLRIHRNNIQECNCKRKAICYDVRTKECTTNKCLNGGSCAQHLYSKDYICRCPEGYLGKHCEIDNKSHCINDKGKDYRGTRDYTVSGKECLHWDSFAVLRRKYNALRYNALKLGLGSHNYCRNPGHDKKPWCYVQGSMYRENCDIPKCEKVESKCGQREYKMNKIVGGNKAAIESHPWQAALYVIERRSKSLHFHCGGSLIQSCWVLTAAHCIDPRISQSLYFVTLGKSSINETSKNDQTFAVEKIISHESFNGDTFDNDIALLKLKSQNGMCAIESKFVHPICLPSKLPTFPENTQCETSGYGKEIEFSPFYSKILKEARVNLISQQKCRSPEYYGNKITENMLCAAHRNWKEDACKGDSGGPLVCENNGRMHLYGITSWGDGCARKNKPGVYTRVSNYIQWIEKNMI; translated from the exons GCAGAAGAGGTGACATCTGGTTGCGAATTCACAGAAACAATATACAGGAATGTAATTGCAAAAGGAAAGCAATTTGTTATGATGTGCGCACAAAAG AATGCACCACAAACAAGTGTCTAAATGGAGGAAGCTGTGCACAACATCTTTATTCAAAAGATTATATCTGTCGTTGCCCTGAGGGTTATCTGGGTAAACACTGCGAAATAG ATAATAAATCCCATTGCATTAATGACAAGGGAAAAGATTACAGGGGAACAAGGGATTATACAGTATCTGGCAAAGAATGcttgcactgggactcatttgcTGTTCTTAGAAGAAAATACAATGCACTGAGATACAATGCATTAAAGTTGGGTCTTGGAAGTCACAACTACTGCAG AAATCCAGGTCATGATAAAAAGCCTTGGTGTTATGTTCAGGGTTCAATGTACAGAGAAAACTGTGATATCCCCAAATGTGAAAAAGTTG AGTCAAAGTGTGGCCAGAGGGAGTATAAAATGAACAAGATTGTTGGAGGAAATAAAGCTGCCATTGAATCTCACCCGTGGCAAGCAGCACTCTACGTAATTGAAAGACGATCCAAAAGTCTGCATTTTCATTGTGGAGGAAGTCTGATCCAATCTTGCTGGGTTCTGACAGCTGCACACTGTATTGACCCAAG AATTTCTCAGTCACTGTACTTCGTAACACTTGGAAAATCTTCAATAAATGAAACTAGTAAGAATGATCAAACATTTGCAGTGGAAAAAATAATAAGCCATGAAAGTTTCAATGGTGATACCTTTGACAATGACATAG cTCTGCTGAAGTTAAAATCTCAAAATGGGATGTGTGCAATAGAGTCTAAGTTTGTCCACCCCATTTGTTTGCCATCTAAACTCCCTACATTTCCTGAAAACACACAGTGTGAAACTTCTGGATATggaaaggaaattgaat tttctcccttCTACTCTAAAATCCTGAAGGAGGCAAGAGTGAATTTGATTTCACAGCAAAAATGTAGGTCTCCTGAATATTACGGAAATAAAATAACAGAAAACATGTTGTGTGCTGCACATCGTAACTGGAAGGAAGATGCTTGTAAA GGAGATTCAGGGGGACCTTTGGTATGTGAAAACAATGGACGAATGCATCTTTACGGAATAACTAGCTGGGGAGATGGGTGTGCCCGAAAAAATAAACCAGGCGTTTATACAAGAGTTTCAAACTACATCCAATGGATTGAAAAAAACATGATTTAG